A region of Salvia splendens isolate huo1 chromosome 17, SspV2, whole genome shotgun sequence DNA encodes the following proteins:
- the LOC121774702 gene encoding protein disulfide isomerase-like 5-4 codes for MFSTSKIKSVDFYRKIPRDLTEASLSGAGLSILAAFSMIFLFGMELNDYMRVSTSTSIVVDKSSDADFLKISFNMSFPALSCEFASVDVSDVLGTNRLNITKTIRKYSIDSRLNPTGPEFRSGPVTKAVKHDEETDEEHGEGSVLLNGLNFDRISHKHAVLVVNFYAPWCAWSNRLKPSWEKAAKIIRERYDPEIDGRILMGKVDCTEEADICKRNHIQGYPSIRIFRKGTDVREDHGHHEHESYYGDRDTDSLVKMVEDIVASIPLQSQGASNNISTEIKDDAKRPAPSAGGCRIEGFVRVKKVPGNLIISAHSVSHSFEASQMNMSHVISHFSFGKKITPRVMSDLKRLLPHLGGSHDRLNGLSYITNPSDSHANVTIEHYLQLVKIEVMTKSYRLVEEYEYTAHSSLIHSPQVPVAKFHFEPSPMQVLITENTKSFSHFITNVCAIIGGVFTVAGILDSVLHNTIRMVKKIELGKNF; via the exons GAAAATTCCAAGAGACTTGACTGAAGCATCATTATCAGGGGCTGGATTGTCAATTCTAGCAGCCTTTTCCATGATCTTTTTATTTGGAATG GAATTGAATGATTATATGAGAGTGAGCACCTCAACATCAATTGTTGTTGACAAGAGTTCTGATGCGGACTTTCTAAAAATTAGTTTCAATAtgag CTTTCCAGCATTGTCTTGTGAATTTGCTTCGGTTGATGTCAGTGACGTCCTGGGAACA AATAGGTTGAACATAACTAAGACTATACGAAAGTATTCAATAGATTCCAGATTAAACCCTACTGGTCCTGAGTTTCGCTCAGGACCAGTTACTAAAGCTGTTAAGCATGACGAAGAAACTGATGAAGAACATGGAGAAGGTTCTGTTTTACTCAATGGACTCAATTTTGATAGAATTTCACACAA GCATGCTGTTTTGGTAGTGAACTTCTATGCCCCTTGGTGCGCTTGGAGCAATCGCCTG AAACCTTCATGGGAGAAAGCAGCCAAAATTATAAGAGAAAG aTATGATCCTGAAATTGATGGACGTATACTTATGGGCAAGGTTGATTGCACAGAAGAAGCTGATATCTGTAAAAG GAATCACATACAAGGATACCCATCAATTCGGATCTTCCGTAAAGGAACTGATGTAAG GGAGGATCATGGCCACCATGAGCATGAGTCATATTATGGCGACCGAGATACCGATAGTCTAGTGAAG ATGGTAGAGGATATAGTAGCATCAATTCCGTTGCAGTCACAAGGTGCTTCCAATAATATTTCCACGGAGATAAAAGATGATGCGAAAAGGCCTGCACCTTCAGCAGGAGGCTGTAGAATCGAGGGTTTTGTACGTGTGAAGAAG GTTCCGGGGAATCTTATCATATCTGCTCATTCTGTTTCCCATTCTTTTGAAGCTTCTCAAATGAATATGTCACATGTTATTTCCCATTTTTCTTTTGGTAAAAAGATCACTCCACGGGTAATGAGTGATTtgaagcggctgctgccacattTGGGTGGAAGTCATGACCGCTTGAATGGGTTGTCGTACATCACTAATCCAAGTGATTCCCATGCTAATGTAACT ATTGAGCATTATCTTCAACTTGTAAAAATCGAGGTGATGACAAAATCTTATAGACTAGTTGAGGAATACGAGTACACTGCCCATAGCAGCTTGATTCACAGTCCTCAAGTCCCCGTTGCCAAATTTCATTTTGAGCCATCACCAATGCAG GTTTTAATAACCGAGAACACTAAGTCCTTTTCGCACTTCATCACAAACGTATGTGCCATTATTGGAGGTGTTTTCACG GTTGCTGGTATCTTGGACTCTGTTCTACACAACACGATTCGGATGGTGAAAAAAATCGAACTGGGGAAGAACTTCTGA